CTGCGGATGATGGCGTGCAGGTGGTCGTGCAGGCGCATGGCGGCCTCAGGGCTGGGCCTGGGAGCTGGCCAGGATGGTCCGGGCCAGCTCGCAGTCGCGGGTGATCTGGGTGACAAGCTCCTGCGGGCCGTTGAACTTGCGCTCGGAGCGCAGCCGCTGCACGAACTGCACGCGCAGGTCGTCGCCGTAGATGTCCCTGTCGAAGTCCAGGATGTGGACCTCCACCGACAGGGCATGCTCGCCGAAGGTCGGGTTGGTGCCGATGTTGACCACGGCGGGCCTGGTCACCAGCTTGTGGGTCGCCCAGCAGGCGTAGACCCCGCCCGCCGGGTACAGCTCGTCCACCAGCCGCAGGTTGGCCGTGGGGAAGCCCAGCAGCCGCCCGCCGCGCCCCTGGCCGTGCTCCACCGTGCCGCGCACGGTGTAGAAGCGCCCCAGCAGCGGCTGGGCCTCCCACACGCGCCCGGCGCGGACCATGTCGCGGATGCGTGTGGAGCTGACCACGGCTCCGCCGTACATGTAGGGGTTCACGCGCTCGACCTGGAAGCCGTGCTGCGCGCCCAGGGCGGCCAGCAGCTCGTAGTTGCCCCGGCGGCCCTTGCCGAAGGCGTAGTCGTAGCCGATGACCATGTATTTCATGTTCAGCCCGTCCACCAGGTAGCGGCGCACGAACTCCTCGGGCTCCAGGGCGGCCATCTCGCGGGTGAAGCGCAGCAGCACGCAGATGTCCACGCCCTGGCGCTCGATGAGCTCGACCTTCTGCTCGGTGAGGGTGATGAAGGGCGGGGTGCTGCCGCCGGTGAGCACGCGCAGGGGGTGCGGGTCGAAGGTCACGGCCACGGACTCGTGGCCGTTGGCCTCGGCGCGGATGCGCGTGCGGGCCAGGAGCTTCTGGTGGCCCTTGTGGACCCCGTCGAAGTTGCCGATGGTCAGGCAGGAGCCGCGCAGGGTGTCGCGGAGTTCTTCCAGGTCGCGGACGACGATCATCTGTGGTTCCTTGGGTGGCCCGTGTCGGATGAGGCGAGGCCGTAGTGCTACCCCAAAAGGGCCCATGGTTCAAGCCGGGCGGCGCCCCCGGGAAAACGCCGCGTTAACATACTGGAATAGCATGGAATAAAAAATCACGAAAAAAGGCTTGCAAGGCCTCGAACCTTGGGTTTATAAGCGGCCTTCCTGATGCCGAAGTGGTGGAATTGGTAGACACGCTAGGTTCAGGGTCTAGTGGGGGTTTCCCCGTGGGAGTTCGACTCTCCCCTTCGGCACCATCAAGGTGATTAGGGCTCCGGCTGCACAGCCGGGGCCCTTTTCGCGTTTGTGGGGGGGGCAGGAGGGCCAGAGGCAGGGCGCGCGGCCAGCCGCTCCCCGTGGAGGGCCGCCGCGCGCCTGGCGGCGGCGGGAGCTTCCCTATTTCAAGAATTTGGCGATTTCTTCCGGGGCAAGGACCTTGCCCACGGCCTTGACCTCGCCGTCCACCACCAGGGCCGGGGTCAGCATGATGCCGTACTCGGAGATGCGCAGCATGTCCGTGATCTTCTCCACGTTGCAGGGCACGCCCGCCAGGGCCACGGCCTGCTCGGCGTTCTTTTTGAGCTGCTCGCACTTGGGGCACCCGGGGCCCAGCACCTTGATCTCGCGCATCGTATTCTCCTTAAGGGAAAAGGGTTCCGTAGAACATGCCGCTGGCCGTGGCCATGACCACCACCAGGGCGACGAACACCACCGTCTTTTGCGTGCCCATGACGCTGCGGATGACCAGCATGTTGGGCAGGCTGAGGGCCGGGCCCGCCAGGAGCAGGGCCAGGGCCGGGCCGTTGCCCATACCGTTGCCCATGAGCCCCTGGAGGATGGGCACCTCGGTCAGGGTGGCGAAGTACATGAAGGCCCCGGCGAATGCGGCGAAGAAGTTGGCTGCCAGGGAGTTGCCGCCCACGGCCTGGGCCACCCACTGCGAGGGCAGCAGCCCCTCGCCGCCGGGCCGCCCCAGCAGCAGCCCGGCCACCAGCACGCCGAAGAGCAGCAGCGGCAGGATCTGCCTGGCAAAGCCCCAGCTCGACCCGAACCACTGGCCCAGCTCGTCCTGGCGGGTGCTGGTCAGCAGGGTCAGCCCGGCCACACCGGCCACGAAGGCCACGGACGGCTCGTGGGGCAGGGCCAGCCCCAGGGCGGCGCAGACCCCGGCCACGGCCAGCACCTTCCACAGCGCCAGCCCGAACCAGGCCACCAGGCAGGCCCCGAAGCCCGCCGCGAAAAGCGCGGTGATGGGCCACTTGGCGGCGTGGATGGCGTGCCACAGGCCCTGGGGCTGCTCGGTGGCGCCCCAGTTGGCGAAGACCAGCACGCCGACCATGGTGGCGAAATACGTGGCGGTCTGCCACAGGGGGCGCGGCACCTCGGCCTCGGGCATGGCGGCCATGAGCAGGGCCTTCTGCTTTTCCTCGTTGCGGTAGATGAAGTGCATGGCCAGCCCGATGACCACGCTGAAGGCGATGGCGCCGATGGCCCGGGCGGCGCCCATCTGCGGGCCCAGGACGCGCGCGGTGAGCACGATGGCCAGGACGTTGATGGCCGGGCCGGAGTAGAGGAAGGCCGTGGCCGGGCCCAGGCCCGCGCCCATGCGGTAGATGCCCGCGAACAGCGGCAGGATGGTGCAGGAGCACACGGCCAGGATGGTGCCCGAGGTGGAGGCCACGGCGTAGGCCACGGCCTTGTTGGCCTTGGGGCCCAGGTATTTCATGACCGAGGCCTGGCTGACGAAGACCGCGATGGCCCCGGCGATGAAGAAGGCCGGGACCAGGCACAGCAGCACATGCTCGCGGGCGTACCATTTCACCAGCTCCAGGGCCTCGACCACGGCGTTGTCGAAGCGCGGCTGGCCCACGGGCAGGTAGAAGCAGGCCAGGAACACGGCGATGATGGTCAGCAGGGCTTTCCACTCGGATTTCCAGAACATGGGCGGACTCCTGAAAACAATTGGCGAAACGGCCAAATGAAGGTTCCAAAAAAACATCACTGGCCCAGCACGGACTCCACGCAGGTAAAGAAGTTGACCACGCAGGGCACGCGCAGGGTGTAGAAGACCTGCTTGCCGCGCTTGTTGTCGCTGACGATGCCCGCGTTCTTGAGCACCAGCAGGTGCTTGGACACGGTGGACACGTCCAGCCCGACCAGCTGCGTCAGCTCGTTCACGCACCGCTCCTGCCGGGCCAGGGCCTCGACCATGAACAGCCGGGCCGGATGGCCCAGGGCCTTGAGCACGGCAGCGCGCCGGGCGTAGAGGGTCTTGTCGAAGGGCGTATCGAGGGGCTGCATCGTTTTCTCTTTTTGCCAAATGTGCACAGGAGCAATACGCCCGGCCCCGGGGGCTGTCAATGCCCTGCGGAGCCTGCCGCCCCCCTCGGCCCGGCCTTGACAAATCCGCTCATGCGGATATGATGCATGCATGGATGATTTCGCTGCCACCCTCAAGGCCCTGTCGGACGGAACCCGCCTGCGCATCCTCAACCTGCTCGGCACGGGCGAGTTGTGCGTGTGCGACCTCATGGCCGTACTGGACATGCCCCAGTCCTCGGTGTCGCGGCACCTGGCCTACCTGCGGGGCGCGGGCTGGGTCGCGGGGCGGCGCAGCGGCAAGTGGATGTACTACCGCCTGCGCGACGAGCCGGGCGCGGGCCCGGGCGAGCTGCAGGGCACCCTGCTCGGCGCCCTGCGCGCGCAGCCCCGCGCTGCGGACGATCTGGCGCGGCTGGACGCGCACCTGCGCGACAAACAGGGCAGGCCCTGCTAGGGCCCGGCCCAAACGGAGCACCCCATGGCCGACACTGGCGAAAAACGCCTGTCCTTCCTGGACCGCTTCCTGACCCTGTGGATCTTCCTGGCCATGTTCGTCGGCGTGATGACCGGCTCGCTGCTGCCCGGCGTCAAGGACGTGGTCAACTCCTTCCAGGTGGGCACCACCAACATCCCCATCGCCGTGGGGCTGATCCTGATGATGTACCCGCCCCTGGCCAAGGTGCGCTACGAGGAGCTGGGCCAGGTGTTCCGCAACGGCAGGGTGCTGGCTCTGTCGCTGGTCCAGAACTGGATCATCGGCCCGCTGCTCATGTTCGGGCTGGCCCTGGCCTTTCTTTCCGGGCACCACGAGTACATGGTCGGGCTGATCCTCATCGG
This is a stretch of genomic DNA from Desulfocurvus vexinensis DSM 17965. It encodes these proteins:
- a CDS encoding thioredoxin family protein encodes the protein MREIKVLGPGCPKCEQLKKNAEQAVALAGVPCNVEKITDMLRISEYGIMLTPALVVDGEVKAVGKVLAPEEIAKFLK
- a CDS encoding ArsR/SmtB family transcription factor; translation: MDDFAATLKALSDGTRLRILNLLGTGELCVCDLMAVLDMPQSSVSRHLAYLRGAGWVAGRRSGKWMYYRLRDEPGAGPGELQGTLLGALRAQPRAADDLARLDAHLRDKQGRPC
- a CDS encoding bifunctional riboflavin kinase/FAD synthetase, translated to MIVVRDLEELRDTLRGSCLTIGNFDGVHKGHQKLLARTRIRAEANGHESVAVTFDPHPLRVLTGGSTPPFITLTEQKVELIERQGVDICVLLRFTREMAALEPEEFVRRYLVDGLNMKYMVIGYDYAFGKGRRGNYELLAALGAQHGFQVERVNPYMYGGAVVSSTRIRDMVRAGRVWEAQPLLGRFYTVRGTVEHGQGRGGRLLGFPTANLRLVDELYPAGGVYACWATHKLVTRPAVVNIGTNPTFGEHALSVEVHILDFDRDIYGDDLRVQFVQRLRSERKFNGPQELVTQITRDCELARTILASSQAQP
- a CDS encoding permease; its protein translation is MFWKSEWKALLTIIAVFLACFYLPVGQPRFDNAVVEALELVKWYAREHVLLCLVPAFFIAGAIAVFVSQASVMKYLGPKANKAVAYAVASTSGTILAVCSCTILPLFAGIYRMGAGLGPATAFLYSGPAINVLAIVLTARVLGPQMGAARAIGAIAFSVVIGLAMHFIYRNEEKQKALLMAAMPEAEVPRPLWQTATYFATMVGVLVFANWGATEQPQGLWHAIHAAKWPITALFAAGFGACLVAWFGLALWKVLAVAGVCAALGLALPHEPSVAFVAGVAGLTLLTSTRQDELGQWFGSSWGFARQILPLLLFGVLVAGLLLGRPGGEGLLPSQWVAQAVGGNSLAANFFAAFAGAFMYFATLTEVPILQGLMGNGMGNGPALALLLAGPALSLPNMLVIRSVMGTQKTVVFVALVVVMATASGMFYGTLFP
- a CDS encoding ArsR/SmtB family transcription factor is translated as MQPLDTPFDKTLYARRAAVLKALGHPARLFMVEALARQERCVNELTQLVGLDVSTVSKHLLVLKNAGIVSDNKRGKQVFYTLRVPCVVNFFTCVESVLGQ